Below is a genomic region from Burkholderia pseudomultivorans.
ACGTTCAACCTGCCGCATGCGCAGACGCACGCGGCGATGCTTCCGCATACCGCGCACTACAACCACGCGGCGGCGCCGGCTGCGTTGCGCCGGGTCGCCCGCGCGCTGGGCGGCGACGACGCGGCCGACGCCGGTCCGCTGCTGTTCCGGCTGAACGAACGGCTCGGCATCGCGCCGGCGCTGGCCGACCTCGGCATGCCGCAGGACGGCCTCGACGAGGCCGCCGATCTCGCATGCAGCAATCCGTACGCCAATCCGCGGCCGATCGAGCGCGCGGCGATTCGCGAACTGCTGCAGCGCGCATGGGAAGGGCGGGCGCCGCGATAAGCGGCCGACGACACAAAACGGAGACGAACGTGACGAATGATCCTCGAAGCAGCGACGCGACATTGACCGAGCAGGTGGTCGCCAGTTTTGCGCGCACGGCGGACCCGCGCCTGCGCATGCTGATGCAGAGCCTCGTGCGGCACCTGCATGCGTTCGTTCGCGAGACGGAGCCGACCGAAGCCGAATGGATGGCGGCGATCGACTTCCTCACCGAGACGGGCAAGATGTGCGACGGCCTGGTCCGCCAGGAATTCATCCTGCTGTCCGACACGCTCGGCGTGTCGATGCTGGTCGATGCGATCAATCATCGCGATGCGACGGGCGCGACCGAGACCACCGTGTTCGGGCCGTTCTATATCAAGGGAATGCCCGAGCGCGCGTACGGCGAGAACATGGCCTTCACGCCCGGCACGCCGGCGCTCGTGCACGGCCGCGTGCTGAGCCCCGACGGTGCGCCGGTGTCGGGCGCGGTGCTCGATGTCTGGCA
It encodes:
- a CDS encoding intradiol ring-cleavage dioxygenase, which gives rise to MTNDPRSSDATLTEQVVASFARTADPRLRMLMQSLVRHLHAFVRETEPTEAEWMAAIDFLTETGKMCDGLVRQEFILLSDTLGVSMLVDAINHRDATGATETTVFGPFYIKGMPERAYGENMAFTPGTPALVHGRVLSPDGAPVSGAVLDVWQTATNGMYSGQDTGQPHGNLRGRYRTDAEGRYAIVTILPVSYPIPTDGPVGKMLDATGRHPWRPAHLHFMIDAPGHRTLVTHLFDEDDEYLQSDAVFGVKPSLMVAYRARPAGDELAREFNLGGSYREANYDFVLARS